The genomic interval TAGACGCTCAAGTTCCCCGCCACGATGTCCTTGTTCCCGTCCCCGGTGATGTCGCCCACCGCGGGGGGGCACGAGCTCACTGCCGCCATCTGGATAGGCCAACCCGCGAGCTGGGAGGGACTCGTGTTCGCCGAGGCGAGCGGCGACGGGGCGCTTTCGTTCCCCGAGCTGTCGACGGCGCTGACGTAATAGAAGTACTTCGTGCTCGGGGTGAGACCGCTGTCGCGGTAGTAGGCGACGCCGTTGGTGCGGTCGAGGGTCACTCGGGTCCAGGGCGGGAGACCCGTCTGGCTCCGGTACAAGTGGTATCCCGCCAGGTCCGGCTCGACGGACGGCGTCCAGGTGCAGACCATGACGGTCGAACCCTGGCTCGGGTCGAGTACCGGTGCGTCCGGCGCCACCGGGCCGCGCAGGGTCAGATTCCAGCTCTTCATGTGGCCATAGGTGTCGACGAGCTGCAAGGTGAGCGGGTTCTCCTGCAGACTGTTCTCTTGCAGGCGGAAGTGATTGGCCGCCACCAGCTCCTGCAAGGGTGCCGCGGTGCCCACACTGATGTTGTTCACCGTGAGCACGATGTCCGGGTCGCTGGAGAGCAGCGTCGATTGCAGTCCGATGGCGGCGCCGCTGCCGTAGTTCTTGAAGCTGGGAACGAGATCGAAGGTTTCCCCGGCCTGGATGGTGCCGTCGTTGTTCCCGCCCGGAGCCGGGTCGAGCACGTCCACCAGGACGAGCTGCATCCCCGGCGCGTGCAGCACCCGGTTCACCGTGTCGTTCCAGGTCGCCGAGCCGTTGGTGCTCGCGAACCGGCAAGCGAGGACGGCGCCGTCGGGAGCGCTGGCGGAGACGGCGAAGCGCACCGGTCCGCTCACCAGGACGCTGCCACCGCTGCCCACGTTGCCGACGGTGTAGGTGCTGTCCTGCACCGTCGCCCAGGGGCTAGTGAGGCGAAGGACGCCGCTCACGCCGCTGGCGGCGCCGTTACCGCTGTTGGCGAAGGTGAGGTCGAGGGCCACGGTCTCGCCCGAGTCGATGCGACCGTCTCCGTTCCCCACCGTGCCGCCATTGTTGTCGTCGTCGACGACCAAGTTCTGCACGTGCACGTACGGGGCGACCGAGGCGTTGACCGGAAGGGTGCTCACCCAGGTGGTCATGTTCTGGCCGCTGGCGGTGAGAACGGCGCTGCCCGGCGTCTCGGCCACGAAGGCCAGCGTCACTTGCCCGGCGCCGTCGGTGCGGCCGTGCTCGTACTCCTCCGTACCTTTCTGCAGGCACACCAGTGCGTTCGCCCGCGGCACGCCGTTCGTCGTCACCGTCACCTGCACCTGGGTGAGGCCGAGCCCGAGGCTGGCGGGAGCGGTCACCGCGGTGCTCTGCAGGTTGCTGGTGTGCACCACCATCTCGGGATCGCCGAGCAGGTTGTAGAGGAAGTGGGTGTAGTGGTCGGAGGTGTCGTAGTAGGCGTACGGCGTGTACGGCAGCCTGCTGGCGGTGAAGAGCACGCCGAGGTTCTTGGCGACCACGCCATCGTACATGGCCTGGAAGAAGCCAACATTGTAGTTGCGCGACGGGAGCGGGAAGGCGGCGCGCGTCGAGCCGAGCACGGCCACGGCGCCGCCGGGCGCGTCGAGGTAGGACTCGGCGAGGCAGGGGAAGTCGAAGGCCGTGGCCGTGCAGTTGAGCATGTAGAGGACGAAGCGCCGGGTCGTGTTGTTCAAAGCCACGGCGTGATGGGTGAGCATTGAGACGTCGCCCACGGACATGTTGTAGCGGAAGCCGTGGCCGATGTGGTTGACGAAACCCGGTCCGGCCGCGAGCGCCGATAGAGTGCTCTGCAGTGTCAGCTGCCCGGCGCCGGTGAAGGCGGTGTAGTTCTGGTACAGCTTGGTCACGGTGGTGGAGGGGGAGACCAGCGGCAGCAAACCGTACTCGCTGTAATCCGCGCCGTCCTCGATGACGACCTGTCCGGGCGCCCAATCCACCGGGAAAAGAACCTCGCTCAGGAAGAGCATCTCGTCCTGGTAGGTGGTCACCGACGGCGCCTCGTATTGGATGATCTTGCTGATGAGCGCCCCGGCCTCGGCCGGCGTGCTCACCGGCAGGCGGCCGACGAAGACTTCGGCGTAGAGATCCGGTTCGTCCACCGGCGTGTCGGTGGGGATGGCCGCTTCGCCCCAGAGAGCGTCTCCGTCGGCGTTCCAATTGCCGTCGAGGCAGGCGAAGTACATGTCCGTGGGAATGTATCGATCCGTTTCCGGGCCGAACTCGGAGTAGCCGTAGCGTGCCGGGACGACATCGGTGTCACCGCCGAGGAGGACGAAGTGCGAAGACCACAGCGAGTAGGCGGAGCGGATGAAGTTCCGCACCGTCTCCTGCAGATCGCTGCCGTGCTGGTAGTTCGCCTGGATCCACTCGAGGGTGCGCACCACCGTGGGCACGCCGCGCTGGGTCTTCCAGTCGGCCAGCACCTGGAAGTTCGCCGCCAGGGCCTGGCTGGTGATGATCACGTTCTCCACCGGGCTGCCCTCGAGGCTCGGCGCCTGGGTGGGACGGAAGCCGCGGCGCTCGCTCTCCACGAGGACGCCGATGCGCCGCTCGTAAGTGCCCAGGGCTTCGGGATTGAGCACTAGCCGCTCCACCTCCTGCCGGGCCGTGGCTTCCACCGAGGCGTCGAAGCGCTGGCGCTGCAGGAACGGAGCCGCGGTGGGCTCGAGGTCCAGATCGAGGTCGAAGCGATCCCGCACCAGGATCTTGCCGGTGCCGGCTTCGTAGCGCACCGGGTAGAGGCGCACGCTCGCCAGCTGGTAGCCGTGCAGCGCCCCGCTGCCTCCCGGCTCTGCTTCCACCGCCGGATAGAGCGCCGCACCGCTCTTCCCGAGCCGCGCAGGTCGAGGCTGGACGAGATCCCCGTCGTCGGTTTGCTTGGGCTGCGCCGCTTGCAGGGTCACCTGACCTCCCACGGAGCGCGCGGGCGACCCACCGGCGACATGGACGGCGATGAGCCGCTGTCCCTGCGGCACGAGAAGGGTGAGCACGACATAAGGGAGCTCCGGGAACCCCTGCTCCCAGGTGCGCCCCATGCCGGGGACCTGCACCACCGTGCCGCCGGCCGGTGCTGCCTGGAGCTGCAAGCGGGAGAGGTCGAGGCGGACTTCTTGACGGAGAGTTCCAGCGTGACCCGCGGGCGCCGTGAAGGCGCCAGCCAGGAACGCGGCGAAGAGAAAAACCGAGTGGCGCACGGCGCGACGCGGCATCTGCACGGCCTCCACGGCTGCGAAGCAAAGGATGTAAGACACCCGTGCCCCGCGGTCGGGGCTCTTGAGGGGTGTCGTGCAGGTCGCGTTAACAGTGGCTCGGGATCGTGACCTCGATAGGATGTTGTCGGCGTTGCCGGATCCTCGAGAGTCGCAGCGCGGCACAGGATACCATGCCCCGCGACCCCCGTTCAACCAGAGTCGCGGGAGCGCTGCAGGAGCGCGCTGGCCCGTGCTGCCACCGCGGTGGGTGTGAAGCCGAAGGCCTCGAAGAGCTTCGCCGCCGGCGCGGAGGCGCCGAAGCGCTCGATGCCGACCACGTCGTCCTCAGGAGCGAGCCAGCGGGCCCAGGAGAGGGGATGCGCCGCTTCGACGGCGAGGCGCGGCACGCCCGGAAGGAGCACGGCGTCGCGATACGACGCGGGCTGGGCCGCGAAGAGCTCGTGACTCGGCATGCTGACCACGCGCGTCCGCACCTCGCGGAGCAGGCGCGAGGCCTCGAGCACCAGTCCCACTTCCGAACCGCTGGCGAGGAGCAGTAGCTCCGGGGGGCCGCCGGTGGCATCCGTGAGGACATAGCCGCCGCGCTCCACGCCGCCCTCGCCGGCCGCCGCGGGCAGGGAGGCGAGCTTCTGCCGGGTGAGCACGAGAGCCACCGGGCCGCCGCGACGGCGGATGGCGAAGCTCCACGCGGCTGCCGTTTCCGCCGCGTCGGCCGGCCGCAACACCACCAGGTTCGGGATGCAGCGCAGCGCGGTCAGCGTCTCCACGGGCTGGTGCGTCGGGCCGTCTTCACCGAGACCGATCGAATCGTGGGTGAAGACATAGAGCACGTGCAGTCCCATGAGCGCCGCCAGGCGGATGGAAGGGCGCATGTAATCGGAGAAGATGAGGAAGGTGCCGCCATAGGGGATCACCCCACCGAAGAGAGCCATGCCGTTCAAGACCGCACCCATGCCGTGCTCGCGCACCCCGAAGCGCAGGTTGCGCTCCGCGGGCGCGCTGCGCGAGAAGTTCCCCGAGAGACGGAGCAGCGTGTTGTTCGACGGCGCCAGATCGGCGGAACCGCCGACGAGCTCGGGCAGACGCGGCGCCAGGGCATTCAGCACCTTGCCCGAAGCCTCGCGCGTCGCCATGGCGGGCTCGGCAGGACCGAAGCGCGGCAGATCTTCCTCCCAGCCCGGGGGCAGCTGGGCGTGGCGGCGCCGTTCGAGCTCCCGCGCCGCTTCGGGGTGGGCGCGGGCGTAGGCCTGCCAGCGTGCTTCCCATTCCGCCTGGAGCTTGGCGCCCCGTTCCCGGCAATGCAGCCACTCAGCCCGGGCTTCCTCGGGGACGTAGAAGGCCTCCGGCCACGGCCAGCCGAGGGCGGCCTTGGTGAGACGCACCTCCTCGGCGCCGAGCGGGGCGCCGTGGGCTTCCGCCGTGTCCTGTTTGTGCGGGCTGCCGTAGCCGATGTGGGTGCGGACGAGCACCAGGGACGGCCGGCTGGTTTCGGCGATGGCGGCACGCGTGGCCCGCTCTAGAGCCTCGAGATCGTTGCCGTCCTCGAGGCGCTGCACCTGCCAGCCGTAGGCCTCGAAGCGTCGGGCGACGTCGTCGCTGTAGGCGAGGCTGGTGGAGCCGTCGATGGTGATGTGGTTGTCGTCGTAGAAGCCCACCAGCCGGCCGAGCCCGAGGTGTCCGGCGAGGGAAGCGGCCTCGTGCGAGATGCCTTCCATGAGATCGCCATCGCTGGCGATGAAGAAGATGCGCTGGTCGCAGACCGTGTGTCCGGGCCGGTCGAAGAGCGCCGCCAGGTGCGTGGAAGCGAGCGCCATGCCGACGGCGTTGCCCAGTCCCTGACCCAGCGGGCCCGTCGTCGTCTCCACACCGGGGGTGAGGCCGTGTTCTGGATGTCCCGGCGTCCGGCTCTCCCACTGGCGGAACTGGCGCAGGTCGTCGAGGGAAAGGTCGTAGCCCGACAGGTGCAACAACCCATAGAGAAGCATCGAAGCGTGCCCGCAGGAGAGGACGAAACGATCTCGCCCGGGCCACGCCGGGTCCGCCGGATTGTGGCGCAGGTGGCGCGACCACAGCAGATAGGCAAGGGGGGCCAAGCCCATGGGGGTGCCGGGATGGCCTGATTTCGCTTGCTCCACCGCGTCCATGGCGAGCACGCGCAGGCTGTTGATGCAGAGCGCATCGAGAGCAGGGGGTGCGGTCATGGGGTGGAAGATAGCCCAGGGCGGCGGGCCAGGGCCAGCCCGAAGAGGTGCTCCGGGTCGGTGTACCACTGCATCAGTTCGAAACCAGTCTCAAGCAACAGCTCCCGCGCCATGTCGGGGTCGTACTTGACGCTGATCTCGGTGCGGATGAACTCCTCGCGCGCCAGAGCCAGGTCGAGTCGCGCCGCCCCGAGGCGCACCTTCTGCGCCGAGGTGGCCACCAGGCGCATCTCGATCCAGTGGTGCGCGGGATCGTAGAACGCCAGGTGGCGATAGCACTCCGGGCGGAAGTCGCCCTGGGCCACGCGGTTCACCACCTGCAGGATGTTGCGGTTGAACGCCGCCGTGATCCCGCTCGCATCGTTGTACGCCGCTTCCAGCCTGCGTGTGTCTTTGATCAAGTCGACGCCGAGGAGGAAGGCCTCACCCGGGTGGAGCGCGCGTGCCAGGCTGGCGACGAAATCCCGCGCCGCCCGGGGCTCGAGGTTACCGATGGTGCCGCCGAGGAAGATGACAAGGCGCCGTCCTCCCACCGGCAGGCGGTGGTCGAGGCGGAGGAAGTCGCCGATGACCCCGTGGACGCGGAGACCGGGATAGCTGGCGACGAGAGATTCTGCCGCCTGCCGGACGACCTGGCCGTTGACGTCGAAGGGGACGTAGAGATCGCAGCCCTGGTGACGCCGCATGGCTTCGAGGAGAAGGCGCGTCTTCGCAGAACTGCCCGAGCCCAGCTCCACGAGCACCGAGCCACCGCTCTGCGCGCACACATCGGCGGCGATTTCCGCCAGCAGAGCTCGCTCTGTGCGTGTCTGGTAATACTCCGGCAGTGCGGTGATCTGCTCGAAGAGCTCGGCGCCGCGGTCGTCGTAGAAGAATCGCGGTGCGATCTCGCGCGGTGTGCGCAGCAGACCATCGCGGATTCCCTGCACGAGCTGCGACGGGTCTTCGTCGTCGCCCAGGTCGTCGATGACGATCGAGCTCGTGGTCACGCCGCACCTCCGGTAGGGAAGAGGCAGCATACCAGGGGCGGCGGAGAGACCAGCGGCCGGATGCACGGGATCGCGCCCACGAGGTTCCCGGAAGCCGGCGTGCGGACACTCCACATCGCGCGCAGCCCCGCGCGGAAGCAGGCGCAGCCCGCTTCCCGTCCGTCCCGGAGCTTGTGAAAAAAATCACGAAGTCCCTTGCGGTCTACCCACCCCTCGGCTATGGTGAGCCGCGGTTTTCAACGCCAAGGCGCGCGGAAGCATGTCCCAGCTCTTCCACCACAGCACCAACACGCTCGCACGGGTCTCCATTTTCGGCGCTGTCTTCCTCGTCGCCGGGTTCTTCGGGGTGGTGACGTTGCTCGACCGCTCGACCTATTTCACCCGCCAGACCGAGGTGCTGCGCCAGCCCGTCCCCTTCAGTCACGATCACCATGTTGGCGCCATCGGCATCGATTGCCGTTATTGCCATACGTCGGTGGAGACCGCCGCCTTCGCCGGCGTACCCCCCACAGCGACGTGCATGAACTGCCATTCCCAGATCTGGGCGGACAGCCCGATGCTGCAGCCCGTGCGCGACAGCTTCCGCACCGGCGAGCCGTTGCGCTGGGCCCGGGTGAACGACTTGCCTGACTTCGTCTACTTCGACCACAGCATCCACATCGCCAAGGGGATCGGCTGCGCCGAGTGCCACGGCCGCATGGATCGCATGCCGCTCACCCACGCCGCCAGCCCGCTGCAGATGCGCTGGTGTCTCGACTGCCACCGGCATCCTGGCGACCGCGTTCGCCCGCGGGCCGAGGTCTTCAACACCAAGTGGGAGGCCCCGCCGGGGGCGGCGGCGCTGCGCGCCGATCTGGCCAAGCGATATCAGGTGACCAGTATGACGGATTGCTCCACATGTCATCGCTAGGGGTTGCCGCGTGAGCGCTGGAGAGACGACGAACATCCTGCGCCACTGGCGCAGTCTCGAAGAGCGGGAGGCCGGCGCCGCCGTCCCGAGCCAACGGCCCGAGTTCGCGCCGGGGGACGAACTCTTGCCCGACAGTCTCGACCGACGGCGTTTCCTGCAACTCATGGGCGCCTCCTTCGCTCTGGCGGGACTGGGGGCGTGCACCCGCCAGCCGGTCGAGTCCATCGTCCCCTACGCGCGTCCGCCCGAGGAGGTCATCCCCGGGAAGCCCCTCTACTTCGCTACCGCTCTCACCCTGGGCGGTTACGCAACCGGTGTCCTGGTGGAAAGCCACATGGGACGGCCGACCAAGGTCGAGGGCAACCCGGAGCATCCGGCGAGCCTGGGGGCGACGGACCGCTTCTGCCAGGCGACGC from Candidatus Krumholzibacteriia bacterium carries:
- a CDS encoding C25 family cysteine peptidase, yielding MPRRAVRHSVFLFAAFLAGAFTAPAGHAGTLRQEVRLDLSRLQLQAAPAGGTVVQVPGMGRTWEQGFPELPYVVLTLLVPQGQRLIAVHVAGGSPARSVGGQVTLQAAQPKQTDDGDLVQPRPARLGKSGAALYPAVEAEPGGSGALHGYQLASVRLYPVRYEAGTGKILVRDRFDLDLDLEPTAAPFLQRQRFDASVEATARQEVERLVLNPEALGTYERRIGVLVESERRGFRPTQAPSLEGSPVENVIITSQALAANFQVLADWKTQRGVPTVVRTLEWIQANYQHGSDLQETVRNFIRSAYSLWSSHFVLLGGDTDVVPARYGYSEFGPETDRYIPTDMYFACLDGNWNADGDALWGEAAIPTDTPVDEPDLYAEVFVGRLPVSTPAEAGALISKIIQYEAPSVTTYQDEMLFLSEVLFPVDWAPGQVVIEDGADYSEYGLLPLVSPSTTVTKLYQNYTAFTGAGQLTLQSTLSALAAGPGFVNHIGHGFRYNMSVGDVSMLTHHAVALNNTTRRFVLYMLNCTATAFDFPCLAESYLDAPGGAVAVLGSTRAAFPLPSRNYNVGFFQAMYDGVVAKNLGVLFTASRLPYTPYAYYDTSDHYTHFLYNLLGDPEMVVHTSNLQSTAVTAPASLGLGLTQVQVTVTTNGVPRANALVCLQKGTEEYEHGRTDGAGQVTLAFVAETPGSAVLTASGQNMTTWVSTLPVNASVAPYVHVQNLVVDDDNNGGTVGNGDGRIDSGETVALDLTFANSGNGAASGVSGVLRLTSPWATVQDSTYTVGNVGSGGSVLVSGPVRFAVSASAPDGAVLACRFASTNGSATWNDTVNRVLHAPGMQLVLVDVLDPAPGGNNDGTIQAGETFDLVPSFKNYGSGAAIGLQSTLLSSDPDIVLTVNNISVGTAAPLQELVAANHFRLQENSLQENPLTLQLVDTYGHMKSWNLTLRGPVAPDAPVLDPSQGSTVMVCTWTPSVEPDLAGYHLYRSQTGLPPWTRVTLDRTNGVAYYRDSGLTPSTKYFYYVSAVDSSGNESAPSPLASANTSPSQLAGWPIQMAAVSSCPPAVGDITGDGNKDIVAGNLSV
- the tkt gene encoding transketolase, with protein sequence MTAPPALDALCINSLRVLAMDAVEQAKSGHPGTPMGLAPLAYLLWSRHLRHNPADPAWPGRDRFVLSCGHASMLLYGLLHLSGYDLSLDDLRQFRQWESRTPGHPEHGLTPGVETTTGPLGQGLGNAVGMALASTHLAALFDRPGHTVCDQRIFFIASDGDLMEGISHEAASLAGHLGLGRLVGFYDDNHITIDGSTSLAYSDDVARRFEAYGWQVQRLEDGNDLEALERATRAAIAETSRPSLVLVRTHIGYGSPHKQDTAEAHGAPLGAEEVRLTKAALGWPWPEAFYVPEEARAEWLHCRERGAKLQAEWEARWQAYARAHPEAARELERRRHAQLPPGWEEDLPRFGPAEPAMATREASGKVLNALAPRLPELVGGSADLAPSNNTLLRLSGNFSRSAPAERNLRFGVREHGMGAVLNGMALFGGVIPYGGTFLIFSDYMRPSIRLAALMGLHVLYVFTHDSIGLGEDGPTHQPVETLTALRCIPNLVVLRPADAAETAAAWSFAIRRRGGPVALVLTRQKLASLPAAAGEGGVERGGYVLTDATGGPPELLLLASGSEVGLVLEASRLLREVRTRVVSMPSHELFAAQPASYRDAVLLPGVPRLAVEAAHPLSWARWLAPEDDVVGIERFGASAPAAKLFEAFGFTPTAVAARASALLQRSRDSG
- the egtD gene encoding L-histidine N(alpha)-methyltransferase, whose protein sequence is MTTSSIVIDDLGDDEDPSQLVQGIRDGLLRTPREIAPRFFYDDRGAELFEQITALPEYYQTRTERALLAEIAADVCAQSGGSVLVELGSGSSAKTRLLLEAMRRHQGCDLYVPFDVNGQVVRQAAESLVASYPGLRVHGVIGDFLRLDHRLPVGGRRLVIFLGGTIGNLEPRAARDFVASLARALHPGEAFLLGVDLIKDTRRLEAAYNDASGITAAFNRNILQVVNRVAQGDFRPECYRHLAFYDPAHHWIEMRLVATSAQKVRLGAARLDLALAREEFIRTEISVKYDPDMARELLLETGFELMQWYTDPEHLFGLALARRPGLSSTP
- a CDS encoding cytochrome c3 family protein, giving the protein MSQLFHHSTNTLARVSIFGAVFLVAGFFGVVTLLDRSTYFTRQTEVLRQPVPFSHDHHVGAIGIDCRYCHTSVETAAFAGVPPTATCMNCHSQIWADSPMLQPVRDSFRTGEPLRWARVNDLPDFVYFDHSIHIAKGIGCAECHGRMDRMPLTHAASPLQMRWCLDCHRHPGDRVRPRAEVFNTKWEAPPGAAALRADLAKRYQVTSMTDCSTCHR